From a single Calothrix sp. NIES-2098 genomic region:
- a CDS encoding two-component hybrid sensor and regulator: MVSTQVSISGYQVMELIYDGSKTLVYRAIREQDSLRVIIKLLKNPYPSFSELVQFRNQYTIAKNLNFPGIIQTYSLEPYQNGYILVMEDFGGISLNDYFTHKTLQITALQEFLPIAISLCDTLDFLYRHRIIHKDIKPANIVINPETKQVKLIDFSIASLLARETQSLKNPQVLEGTLSYLSPEQTGRMNRVIDYRTDFYSLGVTFYELLTSQVPFNSTDLMELVHCHIAKIPPSVNRADIPRVIDDILQKLMAKNAEDRYQSALGLKYDLEKCLEQINATGEINYFEIGKRDICDRFTIPEKLYGREPEVQQLLTAFERVAQGNSELMLVAGFSGIGKTVVVNEVHKPIVKQRGYFIKGKFDQFNRNIPFSAFVQAFRDLMGQLLAESDTQIQQWKSKIIQALGKDGQVIIDVIPELEKIIGQQPSATELSGIAAQNRFNLLFQKFLQLFTSKEHPLVIFLDDLQWADFASLKLIQLLISETNQGYLLLIGAYRDNEVSATHPLMMSLDGIRKTGAIANTLTLQPLSQLNLNQLVVDTLKCAEELAVPLSQLIYRKTQGNPFFSTQFLKSLHEDGLINFNWSEGCWECDIAQINQQTLTSDVVEFMSLQLRRLPESTQQVLKLAACIGNSFDLPTLAIVCQLSEVETAASLWKSLQLDFILPQSAVYKFYQDTEEQTQLTISDRHIAKYKFLHDRIQQAAYSLIQEEDRQRTHLQIGRSLLASIPAAKYGEHIFDIVNQLNIGRVLINDEQERTQLAKLNLIAGKKAKTATAYTAAIEYSLVGLELLSEDSWENQYQLTLELHEVVAEAAYLSGNFAQMQQLTEIILQNGKTLLDKVPTYEIQITACIVQSQQIEGIQIARSILQQLGINFPEPATSLDIQQGLQQVIDNLQGKSIAGLVHLPIMTTPEKIAAMKILMRVLPAAFQSDPVMVPLIAFAMVQLSIQYGNTSVSAYGYSLYGLLLCGAFGDIEAGCEFGKLALGILSKFNSSELKAKILTVVNAHIAHWQQHIKETLSPAIEGYSTGLETGDLEYAGYCAYIYPVHSFWLGKELEILEKDFAVYVDSLTKIKQKVAFYWTSIYYQTVLNLQGKSAHLYNLVGTAYDEEQMLSLHQKANDLYTINHLFVNKLFISYLFNQYDLALNNAEMAEQSLGGVTGLVVVPLFYFYDSLVRLALYSQVPLAEQQAILEKVQANQEKMEVWANHAPMNYLHKFNLVNAEKYRVLERNYEAGDCYDRAISLAKSNGYTQEEALANELAAKFYLDWGKETVAAGYMQQAYYCYTRWGSAAKTDDLETRYPQLLKPILQQRQITLNPWETISTIAFPKTSSSAHTSTASSSNISEILDFTSILKAAQTISSSIELDELLINLTKIILENSGAKKSALILPEEDTWQIRAITFINSQTQIQTLLDQQLLDTYQDVPKKIINYVKNTQKTIVIDNCQTDIPGLISEYILTHQPKSVLCTPIINQGNLIGILYLENQLTSGVFTPERLQLINLLSSQAAISLENARLFHKVQQALENLQQAQLKIVQSEKMSALGNLVAGVAHEMNNPLGFISASLKQAKPNIADISKHLRLYQETLANPSEEIIEQAEEIDIDYILEDLPKMMDAMVMACDRLKNISTSLRTFSRADKDYKVPFNIHQGIDSTILILKHRLKANEQRPAIEVVTEYGDLPQIECFPGQLNQVFMNILANAIDALEEANNGRNFAEIQANPNKIKIRTFQENNYVKIKIADNGLGIPETLKDKIFEHLFTTKAVGKGTGLGLAIARQIVEETHSGKLTCNSVLGEGTEFSIEIPL; the protein is encoded by the coding sequence ATGGTTAGCACTCAAGTCAGTATTTCCGGATATCAAGTTATGGAACTCATTTATGATGGTTCCAAAACCTTGGTATATCGAGCAATTCGAGAACAAGATTCCTTAAGAGTAATCATCAAACTGCTGAAAAATCCTTATCCCAGTTTTAGCGAACTGGTGCAATTCCGTAATCAATATACTATTGCTAAAAATCTGAACTTTCCTGGAATCATCCAAACCTATAGCTTAGAACCTTACCAAAATGGTTATATATTGGTGATGGAAGACTTTGGGGGAATTTCCCTCAATGATTATTTCACTCATAAAACCTTACAGATAACTGCCTTACAGGAATTTTTACCAATTGCGATCTCTCTGTGCGATACTTTGGATTTTCTCTATCGACATAGAATTATTCATAAAGATATTAAACCTGCCAATATTGTCATTAATCCAGAAACAAAACAAGTTAAATTAATTGACTTTAGTATTGCTTCTTTACTAGCGAGAGAAACCCAATCGCTCAAAAATCCTCAAGTTTTAGAAGGAACATTATCTTACCTATCACCCGAGCAAACAGGGAGAATGAATCGGGTAATTGACTATCGAACTGATTTCTATTCTTTAGGCGTAACTTTTTACGAATTATTGACTAGTCAAGTACCATTTAATTCAACCGATCTAATGGAGTTGGTACACTGTCACATTGCCAAAATACCTCCTTCAGTCAACAGAGCAGATATTCCTAGAGTTATCGATGATATCCTGCAAAAATTAATGGCAAAAAATGCCGAAGATAGATATCAGAGCGCATTAGGTTTAAAGTATGATTTAGAAAAATGTTTAGAGCAAATTAACGCAACTGGTGAAATTAATTATTTTGAAATTGGTAAGCGGGATATCTGCGATCGCTTCACTATTCCCGAAAAGTTATATGGTCGAGAACCAGAAGTTCAGCAACTACTAACAGCCTTTGAAAGAGTTGCTCAAGGTAATAGCGAACTCATGTTAGTTGCGGGGTTTTCTGGTATTGGTAAAACTGTGGTAGTTAACGAAGTTCATAAACCCATTGTTAAACAACGGGGATATTTCATTAAAGGCAAATTTGACCAGTTTAATCGGAATATCCCTTTTTCAGCATTTGTGCAAGCCTTTCGAGATTTAATGGGGCAATTACTTGCTGAGAGTGATACTCAAATCCAACAATGGAAAAGTAAAATTATTCAGGCATTAGGGAAGGACGGACAAGTTATTATTGATGTTATTCCCGAATTAGAAAAGATTATTGGTCAACAACCATCGGCAACAGAATTATCTGGGATTGCGGCGCAAAATCGCTTTAATTTATTATTCCAAAAGTTTTTGCAACTATTTACCAGCAAAGAACATCCATTGGTAATATTTCTAGATGATTTACAATGGGCTGATTTTGCTTCATTAAAGTTAATTCAACTATTAATCTCAGAAACAAATCAAGGATATTTACTATTAATTGGAGCCTACCGAGATAATGAAGTCTCTGCTACCCATCCTTTAATGATGAGCTTAGATGGAATTAGGAAAACAGGAGCGATCGCCAATACACTCACCTTGCAACCTTTGAGCCAATTAAATTTGAATCAACTCGTAGTTGATACGTTAAAATGTGCAGAGGAGTTGGCAGTTCCGCTTTCACAGTTAATTTATCGCAAAACTCAAGGTAATCCTTTTTTTAGCACTCAATTCCTAAAATCATTACATGAAGATGGACTAATTAATTTTAACTGGAGCGAGGGATGCTGGGAATGTGATATTGCACAAATAAATCAGCAAACACTCACTTCTGATGTTGTAGAGTTTATGTCCCTTCAATTACGCAGATTGCCAGAATCAACTCAACAAGTGTTAAAGCTTGCGGCTTGTATTGGTAACTCTTTTGATTTACCGACATTGGCTATTGTTTGCCAATTATCAGAAGTAGAAACGGCTGCATCTTTGTGGAAATCTTTGCAGTTAGATTTTATTTTACCCCAAAGTGCAGTTTATAAGTTTTATCAAGATACGGAAGAACAAACTCAATTAACAATTAGCGATCGCCACATAGCTAAGTATAAATTTTTGCATGACCGTATCCAACAAGCGGCCTATTCTCTAATTCAGGAAGAAGATAGACAAAGGACACATTTACAAATTGGGCGATCGCTTTTAGCAAGCATTCCCGCAGCCAAATATGGAGAACATATTTTTGATATTGTTAACCAATTAAATATTGGTAGGGTATTAATTAATGATGAACAAGAACGAACTCAATTAGCTAAATTAAATCTTATTGCTGGGAAAAAAGCTAAAACTGCTACTGCTTATACTGCTGCTATTGAATATTCTCTAGTTGGGTTAGAATTACTTAGCGAAGATAGCTGGGAAAATCAGTATCAATTAACACTGGAACTGCATGAGGTAGTTGCGGAAGCTGCTTACTTAAGCGGCAATTTTGCACAGATGCAACAGCTAACAGAAATTATTTTGCAAAATGGCAAAACATTACTAGATAAGGTTCCTACTTACGAAATTCAAATTACTGCTTGTATTGTCCAAAGCCAACAAATAGAAGGAATTCAAATTGCCCGTTCCATTCTCCAACAATTAGGTATTAATTTCCCCGAACCAGCAACATCTTTAGATATTCAGCAAGGTTTGCAGCAAGTTATTGACAATTTACAGGGTAAATCCATCGCTGGCTTAGTTCATTTACCGATAATGACAACGCCCGAAAAAATCGCAGCGATGAAAATTTTAATGCGAGTCCTGCCTGCTGCTTTTCAAAGCGATCCGGTAATGGTTCCTTTGATCGCCTTTGCAATGGTTCAGTTATCAATTCAATATGGAAATACATCGGTTTCTGCCTATGGTTATAGTTTGTATGGATTGTTGCTCTGTGGAGCCTTTGGTGATATTGAAGCTGGCTGTGAATTTGGCAAATTGGCTCTAGGCATATTATCTAAATTTAATTCTTCAGAACTAAAAGCGAAGATATTAACCGTTGTCAATGCTCACATAGCCCATTGGCAACAGCACATTAAGGAAACATTATCACCTGCGATCGAAGGTTATTCTACAGGACTGGAAACAGGCGACCTTGAATATGCTGGTTATTGTGCTTATATTTATCCAGTGCATTCTTTTTGGTTAGGTAAGGAACTAGAAATCTTAGAAAAAGACTTTGCTGTTTATGTTGATTCTTTGACAAAAATTAAGCAAAAAGTTGCTTTCTATTGGACTTCAATTTATTACCAAACTGTTTTAAATCTCCAGGGTAAATCTGCACATTTATATAATTTAGTTGGCACAGCTTATGATGAAGAACAAATGCTATCTTTACATCAGAAAGCGAACGATCTATATACAATAAATCATTTGTTTGTTAATAAACTCTTCATCAGTTATTTATTTAATCAATATGACCTGGCATTAAATAACGCCGAAATGGCAGAACAGTCTCTAGGAGGAGTTACTGGACTGGTTGTAGTTCCTCTTTTCTATTTTTATGATTCTTTAGTACGACTAGCGTTGTATTCTCAAGTTCCACTAGCTGAACAACAAGCAATTCTAGAAAAAGTGCAAGCTAATCAGGAAAAAATGGAAGTTTGGGCTAATCATGCACCGATGAATTATTTACATAAATTCAATCTGGTAAATGCAGAAAAATATCGAGTTCTAGAAAGAAATTATGAAGCCGGAGATTGCTACGATCGCGCTATTTCTCTGGCTAAAAGCAACGGTTATACTCAAGAAGAAGCTTTAGCTAACGAACTTGCTGCTAAATTTTACCTTGACTGGGGAAAAGAAACCGTCGCCGCCGGATATATGCAACAAGCATATTACTGTTATACCCGTTGGGGCAGTGCCGCCAAAACCGACGACCTAGAAACGCGCTATCCCCAACTACTCAAACCCATCCTGCAACAACGACAAATCACTCTCAATCCTTGGGAGACAATCTCGACCATCGCCTTTCCTAAAACATCTTCGTCTGCTCATACCTCTACTGCTAGTAGCAGCAATATTTCTGAAATCCTAGATTTTACAAGCATACTAAAAGCGGCTCAAACTATTTCTAGCAGTATCGAATTAGATGAACTCCTCATCAATCTCACCAAAATTATCTTAGAAAACTCTGGTGCAAAAAAATCTGCCCTAATTCTTCCTGAGGAAGATACTTGGCAAATCCGCGCCATTACTTTTATCAATTCCCAAACTCAAATACAAACGCTGCTTGACCAACAGTTACTAGATACTTATCAAGATGTTCCTAAAAAAATTATCAATTACGTTAAAAATACTCAAAAAACAATAGTTATAGATAACTGTCAAACAGATATACCTGGACTAATTAGCGAATATATACTCACACATCAGCCGAAAAGTGTATTATGCACGCCAATTATTAATCAAGGAAATTTGATAGGTATTCTCTACTTAGAAAACCAACTGACAAGTGGTGTATTTACCCCAGAACGTTTGCAATTAATTAACCTACTTTCTTCCCAAGCAGCCATCTCTTTAGAAAATGCTCGACTTTTTCACAAAGTTCAACAAGCATTAGAAAATCTACAACAAGCGCAATTAAAAATTGTCCAAAGTGAAAAGATGTCAGCATTGGGTAATTTAGTAGCAGGCGTAGCCCATGAAATGAACAATCCTTTAGGTTTTATCTCTGCTAGTCTCAAACAAGCTAAACCCAATATTGCTGATATTAGCAAGCACCTGAGATTATATCAAGAAACCCTAGCCAATCCTAGTGAAGAAATTATTGAACAAGCGGAAGAAATTGACATAGATTATATCCTAGAAGACTTACCAAAGATGATGGATGCAATGGTAATGGCTTGCGATCGCCTCAAGAATATTAGCACCAGTCTTCGGACTTTCTCACGGGCAGATAAAGATTACAAAGTACCTTTTAATATTCATCAAGGTATCGACAGTACAATTTTAATTCTCAAACACCGCCTCAAAGCTAACGAACAACGTCCAGCCATTGAGGTGGTGACAGAGTATGGTGACTTACCTCAAATTGAATGCTTTCCCGGACAATTAAATCAGGTATTTATGAATATTTTGGCAAATGCCATTGATGCTTTAGAAGAAGCCAATAATGGACGAAATTTTGCAGAAATTCAAGCCAATCCTAACAAAATTAAAATAAGGACATTTCAAGAAAATAATTATGTAAAAATCAAAATTGCTGATAATGGACTAGGAATACCTGAAACGCTTAAAGATAAGATTTTTGAGCATTTATTTACGACCAAAGCAGTAGGTAAAGGTACGGGATTAGGCTTGGCGATCGCTCGTCAAATAGTTGAAGAAACCCACAGTGGCAAGTTAACTTGCAATTCTGTTTTGGGTGAAGGAACAGAATTTTCGATTGAAATTCCCCTGTAA